Proteins encoded together in one Desulfurella sp. window:
- the rfaE2 gene encoding D-glycero-beta-D-manno-heptose 1-phosphate adenylyltransferase, giving the protein MDKIKSFEQIKEIIDKLKAFNKKIVFTNGCFDIIHAGHVNYLQKAKQLGDILVVGLNSDKSVKSIKGEKRPINNQDDRACVLSAFYFVDYVVIFDQDTPYELIKIIQPDILAKGADWEGKNIVGKDIVEKSNGKVVLIDYLEGKSTTSIIDKIIENYGCIK; this is encoded by the coding sequence ATGGACAAAATAAAATCTTTCGAACAGATAAAAGAAATCATTGACAAACTAAAAGCCTTCAATAAAAAAATTGTTTTCACAAATGGCTGTTTTGATATTATTCACGCAGGTCATGTAAATTACCTTCAAAAAGCAAAGCAGTTAGGCGATATACTTGTTGTAGGTTTGAATTCAGACAAATCCGTTAAATCCATTAAAGGCGAAAAAAGACCAATTAACAACCAAGACGATAGAGCTTGCGTTTTAAGCGCATTTTATTTTGTTGACTATGTTGTAATTTTTGATCAAGACACACCATACGAACTAATCAAGATTATCCAACCAGATATTCTGGCAAAAGGCGCAGACTGGGAAGGCAAAAACATAGTAGGTAAAGATATCGTAGAAAAATCAAACGGTAAAGTAGTATTGATTGACTATTTAGAAGGCAAATCAACAACATCAATTATAGATAAAATTATTG